Below is a genomic region from Montipora capricornis isolate CH-2021 unplaced genomic scaffold, ASM3666992v2 scaffold_318, whole genome shotgun sequence.
ttgttttttaatccttTGGGTGTACATTGTTTATTGACCGAGAAAAGTAAATCCAAAATAATGCcttgttatttttctatttccttttttgctttgttttggaaagtGGAAAGGATCAGGAGGGCTAAAGGCCTGTCCTGGGACAACGGAAGAAGACAGCAGAGTTAATTTAGAACTCTGCAATACAATTTTGCTAGATGCAGACATAAAAATCCTCTATGGGGTTTATCAGGTGGAAGGTGCTGGCCAGGTTACTCTGTACAAAACAAAGGGCAGGAAGCACATAAGCAACATTATGTGTTCTTCAAGGAAGCCAAGTGCTTACCAACAGCAGGTGAAATAACATTTCCCAGTTCAACCTCTCACACTTGATATGAGTGTTATAtataaccagaaacccataagggttgaaacgtgtaacggccccttgagtgctgggaaacaagcttctgaatattcaatttgctaagtaccatatttggaacaacaagagcgaggggtttccaaatatggtacttagcactgaaacattcaaccaatcagttcgcactgaatattcggaagctgtgaacgcgcgttacacgtttctgcccttatgggtttctgatataacTTCTTGAGAGTTTACATGTAGATAATGACAACTCTAATCTCAGTCTTATGATGAGCTCATGCAAAGGCAACACATGTTTAGAGAAACTCAGTGTGGCGAAGTGGACGGTTGTAAATTTATCCTCTTGTGAATCAagcacacatgtacatgtacacccgTATGAATGTGCTGTACAAGCACTAGTGTAATACAATGTAGGACATGACATCTTTCTTGTGCTTGTGCATGatacatgcatttttttttaaatgttgaacATTTAATTGGCACTTTCAGTATGGAGTAATGAggtctttaatattattttcattttattattgctaTTCCTATATATGTTTACACCTACATTCAAGGTACAGATGTAGCAGGGGTCTAGTATGTATTCCTTCAGTTTAGTGATGaaactctttctctttttgttctgggaATTTTTTTGTTAGTGCTCTAAGGACAGCTCAAGGAAAAGAGCATGCAAAGGAAAAGCAGAGGtcagataataaaaataatatcagaTTTTACCACATCTTgattacatgtaaattgtgtatGATTCCCAGTGCACTggtggttcagttggttgagcattgggctcAAACCCCGGCCAGATCAACACTCTGgatcttcaaataactgaggagaatatGTGATTGTGAAGGGGAACCTCGTGACCCGAACTTATTCAAGGTCAAACACCGTAAAATGCAATGATTTAGTCGCTTCACTCAGTGGCCAGCGATGTGTTAAGATTACAGTCCTTTTAACCTTGTGTCCTCGTGGGTAGAATATACCTGAGGATTACAATTACATGTAACTCACACTTTTAATTTTAACGTGTGTCCCAATAAGTAGGAGTCCTTGATTACAGTTTGGACTTCAACTTACATTGCCGTCATAAACCTTGTGAGTAACTTGTGTGAACAACACACTTCCCTGGCTGAAAACGGCTTGTTCAAGCTCAAATCCAAAAGAAGTTGTTTCAAAAACAGCTTGGGCACCATGATTAGTCTATCTTGACTCACTTACTTTTGACTTTAGGTTTTAGATAAGAATTCATCATCTCCGCAATGccactcaaaaactgtttttaggCTGTTTGTTGTGATGGGGGAAGGCTATCCGGTACTGGCATGTTCAGAGGCTCCATTCCATCTGGCTTAAAGCTGCATCTCCCCTTCCTGAAAATAATGCCCCATCTTTTCCAAACAGAGAATTTTCTGATTGTCAAAGAAATGCTGCCATGTACACAGTAAttaacaacttactaaccgCACTTGCTTGGGGCTGTACTGGAAAATATTGGCCcttggttgttttgtttggatcgaTCActtgacctcgggccaatattccctagTATGGCACTCCTGTTTTTTTAGTACTTAAGAGGTTAATAATGTATAAAGAGTAAGGACTTAACTGGCAAAtctaatgttgttttcaaactcCTTTACCATGaggcaatttatttttatttttaggaaccaAATGGCAATGTACCAACTAAAGTTCAGAAAGTAGATTTGCAAACTGAGGTAACTGTTATTTTGCCTgtaaagtactgctgtaatatAATTTACCACTATAGATCTCTTTTGGGACTCATTTTTATAAGGTTACAGgttcataattattttttcctgcttgaatttttcttatacaccagttcaattttgattttcctttgtttcagactTAGAGAGGGCATTGTTATAGCGTGAAGGTTACAGGTTCAAATTTTGGCctggttgaatttttttttttttgaacacaatttcaattttgattttcctttgtttcagattatgataaggaatattaattaaacgaagaaaaatcaaaactggattgctttgaaaaattttaaaccacaACATCTACATGATTGTTGATGATAGTCAATGATAGTTGAAGCTTGCTCTTCTGTTGGACCACCAACTATTAtacactatcatcaactatcattcattttgagcttgttcaaatttttcatgatagtcgatgatagtttTCCTCGTTTGACCACGCgtatgatagttcatgatagtttttggTCAGCTATTTTCCCCAAACATCAGCGGGCTCAtttaaaatggccgccaaaagTTCCTCGCAAGGCTCAGCTGCAGCTTCAGAAATTCGTGTTTACATCCAAGATGATAATCATGACAAAGAAAATACTGAAGATCAAGATATCTTAGAGAAGATATCCTCTGAAGAAAGCGTCAACTCGCAAGAATTAGAAGAGACACTGCAAAAAAAGAAGCGTATCACTAAAATTAATGTTCATTGCTCAAAAAGGGCAATGCGGCAAGATCGAGTAATGGCCTGATATTACATCTAATAGAGGAATATGAGGCCTGGCCCTGCCTTTGGGAAGCCATTTTAGTGTTCGCATTTTTATGCCGAAAGAGCCTGGAACTAGCTGCTCTCGTGACTTTGCATGTGCGACTGCCAGTGAACTACagtatcatcaactatcacaaaCTTTTTGGCCATTTGAGCATGTGAATGATGATGATAGTTTATGGAGAATTTTGACCAGGGCTTAAGATTTTATTAGAAGCCAAAAAAAcattagaaatcctttgttttcttAGGAATCAAAAAGTAAATTCATTTCTTAGGAATCAAAAAGTGAACACTAAAACTGTTCATCTTTAATGGGTTTTACATGgagcttaaaattattttctttgttgctcTTACAGTCGCTATGTTTGGGACTGTGTTATAAACTTCTCTGAAGGTGAAACATTACTTTAGGGGACTATGCCACATTATTCacattgacaacaacaaaaagaagtaaattcaaagtttacatgaaaatagaataatattattttgataatttattgtatcaatataaattattattggttttggatttatttccttcttttcatATGATATCAAATACTAAACTATACATGTTGCAATATTCCTTCTTTAAGGCAAAGAATCAGAAGAAATGATTCTGGCGTAATTGATGAAAaggaaggtacatgtaacaatGAAAGTGAAGTGCAGACAAACAAAGTGGATGAACTGAGGATGCTGGAGTCGGGCCTTGTAAGtacattatttttaactttttcaggAAGCTCTAGCATCTTGTAGGTGTCTATTataggaaaggggaaaaaagtGCTATGCTTAATGTCTTGAGTGATTAATACTCCAGGGTCTCCCTGAGACACCTGCCTCAAGTCTTGCTAGTAAGTATTACAGCTGAAAAATCACTGCAGAGCATGTTGACGAATTTGACCATTTTCCGTTTGGATAGTATTCTTTCATGTTACAGGTGAAAACATCCCAGAAATACAtgcagaatttttcatttagAACAGTGCTGTCCTAATAGTGAATTACCTTTTTTTAACAGGTTGATAGAGATCAAGCTATCATTGTTGCTCTCCATTACTTGAGGGCAAAAAAAAGTGTCAGATGTGACTCTGAAAAAACTAAAGCCCTTGTTGAAGAGGTATTGCGTACCATGCATGAAGGACTCAGCGAAAGATGACCTTTTAAGGTCCCTTGGAAGGGTCCTCTTTGAAAGAAAAGTTGTAACAAGAAAAGATGAGAGTGAAGTGATCACTCACAGTAACTTAAAAATTGTAATGTAGTAAAAAGTGAATTTGGCAAAGGTCAACAAACACGAGGGGACTTCTGCTCATGACTTGTAACTGCAAGAAGTTACAAAACAGGTACTGTGCTAGTGACTGGCAAAATTCCTTGTTAAAATGGCAACCAGAATTGAGAAATACGAATTTAAAATATGTTGAAAGTCCCATTTCCCCCTCACATTATAAACTGTTCCTCTCACTCTAGCCCTTTGAGCTCAAAGGAAAAATCAGATGATTTTAAAACTACAGGGCATTTCCTGTGAATAGTCCATTTGTGGTTGCAGACCTTATACAAATTATGTTAAGATATATATTTCATCAATAATTATGAAGACTCAATACATTGCTCATTtctttagtaataataataataataaatatattttttatataattattttattatatttttaaataatacACACTATTTAAGATACAAATTGAGTAATAGTTGTTACGGTTGATATCAATCCAGTTGAAGACATATTGGGTTTAAAATTAGTTAAGAAAAAACGATACTAGAAGATATTTGTGCAGTAGCTTTTTAAAATTGATTCCAAAGTtcagaatattattttaaaaaatttccatacctattttaagaaattaattatCTTGCTGGTACAAGATTACATTTAATTCAGGTTTTAATGCAGCAATACAAagactatactatactatattacaacaataaaagagtttgaagtatgttaagtttatttctttttcgggGAACTTACATTATCAACAACCCCTTTATCTACGAGCCTATTTAGAAGGTGAAAAATTACCCTCACTTCCAAGCTGTATTTTTCCAACCAGCCTTCCCCTTGAAGcagctttgttgttttgttcattgaaactctttttttttttttttgtatttgataCAAAAAAAGTGTATCACAAATCCTTTTGCCTGGGTTGGCTTGATATGAGGTGGATAACCCTTCTACGGTGTACGAGGGACGActtttttcacacatttatctgcagtaatcattttgtttttgagccCTCTTTCATCAGATAAGATGTTCTTTACGATATcttggcagtctccctttttttgATTTACTTGATGGTTACAAGATCTTTAAAGGTTCCCTTTTCCAATTTCtatgatatttacaggatcttttcagttttcctttttgattTATGTGTTATTTAcaagatcttgacagtctcattttttcaacttgcgtgatatttacaggatcttgacagtctcccattttcgatttacatgctatttacaggatcttgacagtctccctttttcgatttccatgttatttacaggatcttgacagtctccctttttcaatttacatgttatttacgcgatcttgacagtctccctttttcaatttacatcatatttacaggatcttgacagtctccctttttcgatttccatgttatttacaggatcttgacagtctccctttttcgttttacatgttatttacacgatcttgacagtctccctttttcaatttacatcatatttacaggatcttgacagtctccctttgtcgatttccatgttatttacaggatcttgacagtctccttttttcaatttacatgttatttacaggatcttgacagtccaCATCACCGGGTCAGTCTTTAACAGACAATCTCCATATAACAGAACCGTTTCAACCAACAAATTTTAACTttccaaagaaaacatttgGGAAACAGAATCGCTCGTTTCAGTCAAAATGGTTCAACGACTTTCCCTGGCTCCATTATAATGAGCAAAGCGATTCCGTGCTGTGTTTCATTTGCGCCCAACAGAATGAGAAATTGAATCTGCGCGCTGCTAGAAATAAAGAATGGGTTTTTATTTCACAAGGATTTTCCAACTGGAAGAAGGCTTTGGTAGGATTCAAGGAACACCAAGTTTCTGAGTGTCACAAGCTGGCCATGGAGTACCAAATAAGCATTCCTAACACTTGCGGAAATGTCATTCAAATGTCCAACGATGCAGCCAAAAAAACTATGGCAACTAATCGGTTTTGTCTCCTTAAAATCATAGAATGTTTGCAGTACCTTGGAGGAGAGACTCggacgaagaatctaacttTATTCAGCTGCTCAAATTAAGAAGGAAGGACCAACCTGTCTTGTTAAAATGGCTAGAGAGGAAGGACGATAAGTACACCTCACATGAAATTCAAAACGAAATTATTTCTATAATGGCAAATAATGTCATCTGCGATTTAGTAGCAGATATCCGTGGTGGATTTTTTGCAATTATCGCCGACGAATATACAGATGTAAGTAACAAGGAACAGTTAACCATATGTATTCGCTGGATTGATAAAAGCTTGGAGGTCCATGAAGATTTTCTCGGGTTTTTTAACATACCTGATACAGGTGCGGAAACTATAGTTTCGGTGATTAAAGCTGTGTTACTAAAACTGCAATTATCATTAGCGTACTGTAGAGGGCAGTGTTACGACGGTGCAAGTAATATGCTTGGGCATAAAACTGGTGTAGCTAAGAGAATCCAGGATGTTCAACCCAAGGCTCATCCCACTCACTGTCATGGACATTCCTTAAGTTTGAGTGTAAAAAACACAGTGAAAAACTGTAAATTGCTCTTGAATACAATGGACACGGCAAAAGAAATCGTTACCCTCATTAAATTTTCTCCAAAACGGGAACGTCTACTGGGAGACATAAAGGAAAACCTTGATGAAGAACATGCAGCCGGAGGCATTATAACCCTTTGTCCTACCAGATGGACAGTGCGAGCAAGCTGCTTTCAACGTATCATAGATAACTACTCAGCCCTTCTTCAGGAATGGATCGTTTGTCTTGATCAAAAGCTACAAGCAGATGTACGTGGCAGGGTTATTGGATGTGAAGCGCAAATGAATACCTTTGACTTTTTCTTTGGTGTAAATTTGGGTGAGCGACTTTTTTCCCATACAGATAACCTTTccaaaacattacaaaagaCAAAGATGTCGGCAGTTAGTGGACAACGAGTTGCCAATGTTACTAAACAGGCCCTGGAGAAGATGCGTAATAACGAGTGCTTTAAATCATTCTATGACACAGTATTCGTTAAGAGTAAACAGCATCCTTCCGTCTCGGAACCAGCCTTACCCAGACAAAGACGAGCACCTAGCAGGTTTGAAATTGGAACAGGGGCTCCATCATATCCAACGACACCACAAGATCCTTACAGGCGCGTATACTTCGAAGCTATTGACCTAATGGTCAATGCAATCGATTTACGTTTTAACCAAGCAAGCTACCGAGTGTATGAAAAAATGGAGTCCTTCTTAGTAAAGTGTCTAAATTGCCAGGATTATTCGACAGAGTTGCGTTATcttgaaacaaattacaaaGACGATGTTAATGTTGGAACCTTGAATGCTCAGCTGGAAATCTTTAAGTTGTTGATGAAGGAAGGAGAATTCACCTGTTTAGATGACATTCAAGCTAAGATGAAGACGTTTTCTGAAGCCGAAAAGAGTATGATAAGTGAAATCATAACCAtctgcaatcttctttttgtaaatccagcaACCAGTGCAGCAGGCGAGAGATCGTTTTCTTCTGCTCGAAGACTCAAAACATGGCTGCGCTCCACAATGACACAGACAAGATTTTGTAATTTGACAATACTTAACACTCACAAACAGAGAACAGACAACCTTTGTCTAATAGATATTGTCAATGAGTTTACAGCTCTCAACGACAATCGGAGAAAAAACTTTGGCACGTTCAAAGAGTCAGACTTTAAAATTTCCGGGTGACTTTCTTCCTTTCTGTCTGTTGAGTTTAGCTTAGAAGTTAGCCAATACATCTATTTCATGATATTTTGTTAAAATAGGAGGTTGTaatacgtttttttctttgtttttcattgaaaacaattaaaaattaacttaaTGTTAGCGTTTTTTGGATGCATTTCTAGCCATTTCAGAAGaataatatttcaaattttcccGGGGGAGCATCCGGACCCCCCTAGTTGCCTCACGCTTGCGCGTTCGCGTTAgcccccccaacttgaaaatccGCTCCGCGGGCCCTGGATTAAGAGGTGAACTCATTTCTCCGGTCTCTGTTGTTGTCGCCTCAGCGGAACAGTTTCGATCGTCCCATGAAAGGGTCACAACTATGCCAGTTTCCCTCACGCGTTCCTTTTCGGCTCGGCGAGTTGAAAACTTTAGGATAATTGAGACACTGATACCACCTCCTTTTCCCCAGTGACCTTTAGGATCATCAAATGGTGGCCCCCCGCATTTACAGGCCACAAGGAAGCAACCAGTTCACGTTGACCGGGCGTTGAAGGGTTTAATTGTCTGCGCTCGTTTGCAATTCGGAATGCACGGCCTTTCTCgcctattttctttaaaaccTGGAAAACTTCGCCATCCTTGACGTCAAAGCGGCATTCCTGGTAGCCTTTTAACTACGCATTTGAAGCTTACAATCCACAGCGCATCTGAAGCCATTTCTGCGTAATTTCTTCGTTTACGAAAAACATGCGCGCTACACTCCGGACTTAAGTAACTCGAGCTTCCAAGATCTGGTTAGGCATTTTCAAAGCCTGTTTTACACAAATCACGAGTTCGAAAATCGAACGTTCGattcgattgggttcgatttaattgtttttctttcgGTGAGTTCGATTTCGTTCGATTGCCGAACTCAATCGAACTTAATCCACGGATTAagttcgattgagttcgattgaaATTTAGTTCAATTGGGTTCGATTTACTATGCCGGTAGAGTAATAAAGGCTAATAAGGAGTTAGATACTATACCAACACGTCTCTTTATTTCAGTTCCAATGTCAGAAATGCGGTGTTTCCAACTAAGATTCGAATCAATAAAAACTACAAGATATTTAATAAACGACTCTTGTTTCAATTCCTTCCACTCAATGTCAAGTGgagattatatatatatgttattcaccggccgggaggtccgtattgggaaaaactgtgcccgaggtcttgagtacggcccgaggccgtaggcccagggccgtactcgagacagagggcacagtttttcccaatacggaccgaccaaggccggtgaataacgtttttatttatttctaaattctattcttagaaggtaggagaaactattaagaaaaactctaaaagtcatgttttaattttacgcattgttgggtttgcgcttagcgtagttggttaccatgaccgtggtcaggagataggaaaatactgcccgctcccggaaccaatcagattgcaggattctcaggataccgcccgcttacgatcaaagaaataaataagttaattTTCTTTCGGCGAGATGGAAAACTACAAAACTAATTTTTTCTATGCTAAGAGAAAGTTTATTCGCACAAAAGCCAAGCATTGATACCAGATAGCTCATCATTAACAAATGTCTGGAGAGAAGCGAGATTTTTATGTTTATAAAATagatttgtatcatcagcaaataaatgaaagagTAGTTAAGAGAGTATAGATCGTTTTcgcgtgacgtcatcattttctaaaatccaaaactaaagagccacgaaagtttttatcctgatcaggcataagaggcggtaaatttataaccatttgcaattttaaagctgaatagcgtgcttcgtttggaaaccagagcattttgaatttctgagttatagcggtgcgtgacacgaggcgacgatcgagtttattgagaaatatatatttatctcatggttttgagcctttttagaatttaaagcattaggaaaagtgcttaggtaaatagctgtttgttcagtacagatgatcactcgtctagatagccaaagtaagtaacagatgttgacactattttccggccgccatattggtgcaccacagaggtacaccaacatggcgtttgcatactgggctctgtaaattttatttatttatttatttatttatttattataattattttttttcgatAACACTAGGAAAACAATACTTACAATACAAATACGATTACCTCACTAACTCTATTTACATAATATTGCACTCATTATTTACTCTACTTATTTTAATTACACAATATTTACATGACATGCAGTACACTACTAACAGCTACAGTAACGGCCAGgggcaaagagaaaaaaatgagagaaaaatatataattatccTTCCAGCTTAGGTCATAAAACATCAAAAACAGATCAAAGGCATGTGGTACATTACAGGTACAATCAGCTATGCACCTGACAGGAGATCAGGAGAAAGCTAATGCGTAAGAGATAAACAGAGATAGGTATAAAAACTATAATTTAAGTTATCATTAAATCTTCATATATCCTGCAAGAGgtttccatttctttgtttctccACATTTTGTTTCTATTTCATATTGTGATTTTAATGTACATATGAAATGCGTAAGATTTGgatggttttcttttgttttagcgAGCCATATGTGATACCGTGCTAAAAGGAAACACTAGTTGATAAAAAGCGCAAAATGAGAGATGTCTGGCCTCAGACCCAAAGCAGTAATGTTCGTCAAAATATAATCTCTACGAAGTAAATTTAAGTTTTTCAGCCATTCAGTAACTTTATTCCAAAAGTGAGATGTTATGTGGCATGACCAGAAAAGATGAATTAATGACTCGGGGGAGGTGTGACAAAAACTGCAATTTTTATCATCCTTTAGTCCTATTCTAAATAAGAAGCTATTGGTTGGTACACGAGATTTGAGATGACTCTGGGGTTAAACCCTTGTTACTAATCAGTTTTTTATATATTAATGTGGTTGCTTTTTTGGCTTGTAAAATTTTTGTTGTCAGTGGCTCAAATTCTCAGTTGGCGTTTTGTAC
It encodes:
- the LOC138035214 gene encoding zinc finger MYM-type protein 1-like, encoding MANNVICDLVADIRGGFFAIIADEYTDVSNKEQLTICIRWIDKSLEVHEDFLGFFNIPDTGAETIVSVIKAVLLKLQLSLAYCRGQCYDGASNMLGHKTGVAKRIQDVQPKAHPTHCHGHSLSLSVKNTVKNCKLLLNTMDTAKEIVTLIKFSPKRERLLGDIKENLDEEHAAGGIITLCPTRWTVRASCFQRIIDNYSALLQEWIVCLDQKLQADVRGRVIGCEAQMNTFDFFFGVNLGERLFSHTDNLSKTLQKTKMSAVSGQRVANVTKQALEKMRNNECFKSFYDTVFVKSKQHPSVSEPALPRQRRAPSRFEIGTGAPSYPTTPQDPYRRVYFEAIDLMVNAIDLRFNQASYRVYEKMESFLVKCLNCQDYSTELRYLETNYKDDVNVGTLNAQLEIFKLLMKEGEFTCLDDIQAKMKTFSEAEKSMISEIITICNLLFVNPATSAAGERSFSSARRLKTWLRSTMTQTRFCNLTILNTHKQRTDNLCLIDIVNEFTALNDNRRKNFGTFKESDFKISG
- the LOC138035209 gene encoding uncharacterized protein isoform X2 — encoded protein: MAQLKTSSITPMPCASFEWKGSGGLKACPGTTEEDSRVNLELCNTILLDADIKILYGVYQVEGAGQVTLYKTKGRKHISNIMCSSRKPSAYQQQDSSRKRACKGKAEEPNGNVPTKVQKVDLQTEAKNQKK
- the LOC138035209 gene encoding uncharacterized protein isoform X3: MAQLKTSSITPMPCASFEWKGSGGLKACPGTTEEDSRVNLELCNTILLDADIKILYGVYQVEGAGQVTLYKTKGRKHISNIMCSSRKPSAYQQQLKEKSMQRKSRGTKWQCTN
- the LOC138035209 gene encoding uncharacterized protein isoform X1 — protein: MAQLKTSSITPMPCASFEWKGSGGLKACPGTTEEDSRVNLELCNTILLDADIKILYGVYQVEGAGQVTLYKTKGRKHISNIMCSSRKPSAYQQQCSKDSSRKRACKGKAEEPNGNVPTKVQKVDLQTEAKNQKK